The Microbacterium limosum genome contains a region encoding:
- a CDS encoding isochorismate synthase yields MTDPASPRARRLVVHTRETPHIEDVLAYADPAHPLVWQRRGDGFVGIGMITALEVGGRRPEPEEGTRAAALAEAWRAVADAADVRDEVGLPGTGLIGFGALAFADGSASTSTIIVPRAVVGRRDGRSWVTTVRWADAAEPATAPEPRAFGPYWSATLGPGVLDAPGYQAAVRAALAAIGEGEVSKVVLARDLVGTVPAGADVRRLVRALASGYPDVWTFAVDGLVGASPETLVTVTGGTVTARVLAGTASRGADADADTRASLDLATSAKDQDEHQYAVRSVLASLRPHTTALASGETPFTLKLPNVWHLATDIEGELSHGASALELVGALHPTAAVAGSPTPAALAAIERLEPFDRGRYAGPVGWIDASGDGEWAIALRCAQFGPSAQTDGHSWQLEKTRQVIAHAGAGIVAGSDPESELLETRVKFRPIVDALA; encoded by the coding sequence GTGACCGACCCCGCCTCCCCGCGTGCGCGCAGGCTGGTGGTCCACACCCGCGAGACCCCGCACATCGAAGACGTGCTCGCCTACGCCGATCCGGCGCATCCACTGGTCTGGCAGCGCCGCGGCGACGGCTTCGTCGGCATCGGCATGATCACGGCCCTCGAGGTGGGAGGGCGCCGCCCCGAGCCGGAGGAGGGCACCCGCGCCGCCGCCCTCGCTGAGGCGTGGCGTGCGGTGGCCGACGCCGCCGACGTCCGCGACGAGGTGGGCCTCCCGGGCACGGGTCTGATCGGGTTCGGAGCCCTCGCCTTCGCCGACGGCTCGGCATCCACCAGCACCATCATCGTCCCGCGGGCCGTCGTCGGCCGGCGCGACGGCCGCTCCTGGGTCACGACCGTGCGCTGGGCGGATGCCGCGGAGCCCGCGACCGCGCCCGAGCCCCGCGCGTTCGGGCCCTACTGGTCGGCGACACTCGGACCCGGCGTCCTCGACGCTCCGGGCTACCAGGCGGCCGTCCGCGCCGCCCTCGCGGCGATCGGGGAGGGCGAGGTCTCCAAGGTCGTCCTCGCGCGGGACCTCGTCGGCACGGTGCCCGCGGGCGCCGACGTGCGGCGCCTCGTGCGGGCGCTCGCGAGCGGCTACCCGGACGTCTGGACCTTCGCGGTCGACGGGCTCGTGGGCGCGAGCCCCGAGACCCTCGTGACCGTCACGGGCGGCACCGTCACGGCCCGCGTGCTCGCCGGGACGGCCTCGCGGGGCGCCGACGCCGACGCGGATACGCGCGCCTCGCTGGATCTGGCCACGAGCGCCAAGGATCAGGACGAGCATCAGTACGCCGTGCGCAGCGTGCTGGCTTCCCTCCGGCCCCACACCACCGCCCTCGCGTCGGGCGAGACGCCGTTCACGCTGAAGCTCCCGAACGTGTGGCACCTCGCGACCGACATCGAGGGCGAGCTCTCGCACGGGGCATCCGCGCTCGAGCTCGTCGGCGCGCTGCACCCCACGGCGGCAGTGGCCGGCAGCCCCACGCCCGCGGCCCTCGCGGCCATCGAGCGCCTGGAGCCGTTCGACCGGGGCCGCTACGCGGGCCCCGTAGGCTGGATCGACGCCTCCGGTGACGGCGAGTGGGCCATCGCGCTGCGCTGCGCGCAGTTCGGCCCCTCCGCCCAGACCGACGGCCACTCGTGGCAGCTCGAGAAGACCCGGCAGGTCATCGCCCACGCGGGTGCGGGAATCGTCGCCGGCAGCGACCCGGAGTCCGAGCTGCTCGAGACGAGGGTGAAGTTCCGCCCGATCGTCGACGCCCTAGCCTGA
- a CDS encoding DUF402 domain-containing protein — protein MARPAAGKRLSFRWRKWDGGVHWVHECVYLGSDEHGDWFGQRAGWQSVRPGRDVLAPQDNVTLMPPSGDHALTMNAPPHRTRVYIDLAWDVRWSPEGEPSGIDMDLDVVDHSERGVYIDDVDEWEEHRARYGYPRDVVDRLEALATDLERRVRAHEAPYEASTAARWLAVLAELAPRLDG, from the coding sequence ATGGCTCGGCCCGCCGCGGGGAAGCGGCTCTCCTTTCGGTGGCGGAAGTGGGACGGTGGCGTGCACTGGGTGCACGAGTGCGTCTACCTCGGGTCGGACGAGCACGGCGACTGGTTCGGGCAGCGGGCGGGGTGGCAGAGCGTGCGACCCGGCCGGGACGTGCTGGCGCCGCAGGACAACGTGACGCTGATGCCGCCCTCGGGCGACCACGCCCTGACGATGAACGCCCCGCCGCACCGCACGCGCGTCTACATCGACCTCGCGTGGGATGTGCGCTGGTCGCCAGAAGGCGAGCCCTCGGGGATCGACATGGACCTCGACGTCGTGGACCACTCGGAGCGCGGCGTGTACATCGACGACGTCGACGAGTGGGAGGAGCACCGGGCGCGCTACGGCTATCCCCGCGACGTCGTCGATCGGCTGGAGGCGCTCGCCACCGATCTGGAGCGGCGGGTGCGCGCCCACGAGGCCCCGTACGAGGCCTCGACGGCCGCCCGCTGGCTCGCCGTGCTGGCGGAACTCGCGCCTAGACTCGACGGGTGA
- a CDS encoding demethylmenaquinone methyltransferase: MTAASEPDRTRADLAKDPRAVSGMFDGVARGYDRTNTVLSIGNDRLWRVATTRAVGPRAGERVLDLAAGTGASSVSLARNGADVVAADFSPGMIAEGRRRHSGVPNLEFVEADATDLPFADDEFDAVTMSFGLRNVNEPRKALAELWRVTKPGGRIVVCEFSHPPSPAFAGLYRFYNDRVLPIVARAVSSNADAYDYLNESIRDWPDQTTLARWMREAGWAQVEYRNLSFGIVALHRGVKPAGRLNG, translated from the coding sequence GTGACCGCCGCATCCGAACCCGACCGCACGCGCGCCGACCTCGCGAAGGATCCGCGTGCCGTCAGCGGCATGTTCGACGGCGTCGCGCGCGGATACGACCGCACCAACACCGTCCTCAGCATCGGGAACGACCGCCTGTGGCGGGTCGCGACGACGCGCGCCGTCGGGCCGCGGGCGGGGGAGCGCGTGCTCGACCTCGCCGCGGGAACCGGGGCATCCTCTGTCTCCCTCGCCCGCAACGGCGCCGACGTCGTCGCGGCGGACTTCTCGCCCGGGATGATCGCGGAGGGCCGGCGGCGGCACTCCGGCGTGCCGAACCTGGAGTTCGTGGAGGCGGACGCCACCGACCTGCCGTTCGCCGACGACGAGTTCGACGCCGTCACGATGTCGTTCGGGCTGCGCAACGTCAACGAGCCGAGGAAGGCTCTCGCCGAGCTCTGGCGGGTCACCAAGCCGGGCGGCCGGATCGTGGTCTGCGAGTTCTCGCACCCGCCTTCGCCCGCCTTCGCCGGGCTCTACCGCTTCTACAACGATCGGGTGCTGCCGATCGTGGCGCGAGCGGTCAGCTCGAACGCCGACGCCTACGACTACCTGAACGAATCGATCCGCGACTGGCCCGACCAGACGACCCTCGCCCGCTGGATGCGCGAGGCCGGATGGGCGCAGGTGGAGTACCGCAATCTCTCCTTCGGGATCGTCGCCCTGCACCGGGGGGTCAAGCCCGCCGGTAGGCTGAACGGGTGA
- a CDS encoding polyprenyl synthetase family protein, translating to MTPSPSAPGSRLASRLGMTERVFAGPRSRKLLRTIEEGLDLVEAALADELRVSDALADTTSRYLYEAGGKRIRPMLALLSAQLGEGTTQDVVEAAAALELTHLGSLYHDDVMDGADVRRGVPSAHAVWGNNVAILTGDLLFSRASQIMARYGERAIKLQADTFERLVLGQMHETVGPQSGDDPVDFYLQVLSDKTGSLIAASAQSGIVFSHGPAELEEPMALFGEKAGVAFQLLDDVIDLSADPDETGKVPGTDLRAGVPTMPYLLLGRMSDDASVALRARIDEGVARIADGADPGILDADLAALRDHPATADTLALAHEYSRAAIDALEPLPAGAVREALTRFAQAVADRSS from the coding sequence GTGACCCCGAGCCCCTCCGCCCCGGGCTCGCGCCTTGCGAGCCGCCTCGGCATGACCGAGCGCGTCTTTGCCGGTCCCCGCTCGCGCAAGCTGTTGCGCACGATCGAGGAGGGCCTCGATCTCGTGGAGGCCGCCCTCGCCGATGAGCTCCGCGTGTCGGACGCGCTGGCCGACACCACCAGCCGCTACCTCTACGAGGCCGGCGGCAAGCGCATCCGCCCCATGCTCGCCCTCCTGAGCGCCCAGCTGGGCGAGGGGACGACGCAGGATGTCGTGGAGGCCGCTGCCGCGCTGGAACTCACCCACCTCGGCTCGCTCTACCACGACGACGTCATGGACGGCGCCGATGTGCGGCGCGGGGTCCCGAGCGCGCACGCCGTGTGGGGCAACAACGTCGCGATCCTCACCGGCGACCTCCTCTTCTCCCGGGCCAGCCAGATCATGGCGCGGTACGGCGAGCGGGCCATCAAGCTGCAGGCCGACACGTTCGAGCGACTCGTCCTCGGGCAGATGCACGAGACCGTGGGGCCGCAGTCCGGCGACGACCCCGTCGACTTCTACCTGCAGGTGCTCTCGGACAAGACGGGCTCCCTCATCGCCGCGTCGGCGCAGTCCGGCATCGTGTTCTCCCACGGCCCCGCCGAGCTGGAGGAGCCGATGGCTCTGTTCGGCGAGAAGGCGGGCGTGGCGTTCCAGCTCCTCGACGACGTGATCGACCTCTCCGCGGATCCCGACGAGACGGGGAAGGTGCCCGGCACCGACCTTCGCGCCGGGGTGCCGACGATGCCCTACCTGCTGCTCGGCCGGATGTCGGATGACGCGTCGGTCGCGCTCCGCGCCCGGATCGACGAGGGTGTGGCGAGGATCGCCGACGGCGCGGACCCCGGCATCCTGGATGCCGACCTGGCGGCGCTTCGCGACCACCCCGCGACGGCGGACACGCTCGCGCTGGCCCACGAGTACTCGCGCGCCGCGATCGACGCGCTCGAGCCCCTGCCCGCCGGGGCGGTGCGGGAGGCGCTCACGCGCTTCGCGCAGGCCGTCGCCGACCGCAGCAGCTGA
- a CDS encoding FAD-dependent oxidoreductase, protein MADTHATNTHAPASHDTKLRLAIVGAGPAGIYAADILLKAERRFDVSIDLFEQLPAPYGLVRYGVAPDHPRIKGIITALREVLDRGDIRIFGNVRFGEDITLDDLKRHYHAVIFATGAIRDTSLDIPGIDAAGSYGAADFVSWFDGHPDVPRTWPLEAESVAVIGNGNVALDVSRMLAKHADDLLPTEVPENVYQGLKASPVTDVHVFGRRGPAQVKFTPLELRELGELRDVDMVVYDEDFDYDDASRAAIASNKQVMVIDRVLQAWRKRPSVNNAGGEASRRLHLHFWARPVEVRKDADGRVSSFVYERTRPDGQGGVTGTGELREVPIQALYRAVGYFGSPLPGVPFDKRHGVIPNHEGQVLHKDSNERVPGVYATGWIKRGPVGLIGHTKSDAMETVRHLINDQASWWQPADPSESAIPDLLASRGVAWTDLEGWHRLDEHEVALGRPHERARIKVVPREEMVRISRGE, encoded by the coding sequence GTGGCGGACACTCACGCGACGAACACCCACGCGCCGGCCTCCCACGACACCAAGCTCCGGCTCGCCATCGTCGGCGCCGGGCCGGCGGGCATCTACGCGGCGGACATCCTGCTGAAGGCCGAGCGCAGGTTCGACGTCTCGATCGACCTCTTCGAGCAGCTCCCCGCGCCCTACGGGCTCGTCCGCTACGGCGTCGCCCCCGATCATCCGCGCATCAAGGGCATCATCACCGCCCTGCGCGAGGTGCTCGACCGCGGCGACATCCGCATCTTCGGCAACGTGCGCTTCGGCGAGGACATCACCCTCGACGACCTCAAGCGGCACTACCACGCGGTCATCTTCGCGACGGGTGCGATCCGGGACACCTCGCTCGACATCCCCGGCATCGACGCGGCCGGCTCCTACGGCGCCGCCGACTTCGTCAGCTGGTTCGACGGCCACCCCGACGTGCCGCGCACGTGGCCCCTCGAGGCGGAGTCCGTCGCCGTGATCGGCAACGGAAACGTCGCGCTCGACGTCTCGCGCATGCTGGCCAAGCACGCCGACGACCTCCTGCCCACCGAGGTGCCCGAGAACGTCTACCAGGGTCTGAAGGCATCGCCCGTGACCGACGTGCACGTCTTCGGTCGCCGCGGCCCCGCTCAGGTGAAGTTCACTCCGCTGGAGCTGCGCGAGCTCGGCGAGCTGCGCGATGTCGACATGGTCGTCTACGACGAGGACTTCGACTACGACGACGCATCCCGCGCGGCGATCGCCAGCAACAAGCAGGTCATGGTCATCGACCGGGTGCTGCAGGCCTGGCGCAAGCGCCCGTCCGTCAACAATGCAGGCGGCGAGGCGTCGCGACGGCTCCACCTTCACTTCTGGGCGAGGCCCGTCGAGGTCAGAAAGGATGCCGACGGCCGCGTGTCCTCGTTCGTGTACGAGCGCACCCGCCCCGACGGGCAGGGCGGCGTGACCGGCACGGGAGAGCTGCGCGAGGTGCCGATCCAGGCGCTGTACCGCGCCGTCGGGTACTTCGGCTCCCCGCTTCCCGGGGTGCCGTTCGACAAGCGTCACGGCGTCATCCCCAATCACGAGGGCCAGGTGCTTCACAAGGATTCCAACGAGCGCGTGCCGGGCGTCTACGCGACGGGCTGGATCAAGCGGGGCCCCGTCGGGCTCATCGGTCACACGAAGTCCGACGCGATGGAGACCGTGCGTCACCTCATCAACGACCAGGCGTCGTGGTGGCAGCCCGCCGACCCCTCGGAGTCGGCGATCCCCGATCTCCTCGCGTCCCGGGGCGTGGCCTGGACCGACCTCGAGGGCTGGCACCGCCTCGACGAGCACGAGGTCGCCCTCGGCAGGCCGCACGAGCGTGCCCGCATCAAGGTGGTGCCGCGCGAGGAGATGGTGCGCATCTCCCGCGGCGAGTGA
- a CDS encoding multidrug effflux MFS transporter, whose translation MRREPRLTPALLTALGFITAVGPVAVDFYLPSFTDIGSDLGAGASAVQLTLTGFLVGVACGQLLLGPLSDRLGRRRVLVAGMAVFALASAAMVFSPSIEVFVALRAVQGFAGAVGMVLGRAIAVDLAGPAKAVRPLSLIMTLVGLGPIVGPPVGGILAGVWGWRGTLGAMAVFAAMMFVLALVVIPESLPPDRRARGGVGAVVRGLGGLLREPGFRGYLVAFALGFGALMAYLSASPFVAQVVLGLDPVEYGLTFAIGASGMVVANLVNAAIAPRVGPRRMLAVGQGMLLGAGIVLVVLSAAGILQVWSFLALVIPLCAGTGLIMSNATALALARADGRRGAGSALLGAGQFTTAAALSPLVGLAGEGTAVPMAVIVVTCGAIGILAAARAARPRPPA comes from the coding sequence GTGAGGCGCGAGCCTCGGCTCACCCCGGCGCTGCTGACGGCGCTGGGGTTCATCACCGCGGTCGGCCCCGTGGCGGTCGACTTCTACCTGCCGTCGTTCACCGACATCGGTTCGGACCTCGGGGCGGGCGCCTCTGCGGTGCAGCTGACGCTGACGGGCTTCCTCGTCGGCGTCGCCTGCGGGCAGCTGCTGCTCGGTCCGCTGTCGGATCGGCTCGGCCGCAGGCGGGTGCTCGTCGCGGGCATGGCCGTGTTCGCGCTGGCATCCGCCGCGATGGTCTTCTCGCCGTCGATCGAGGTGTTCGTGGCCCTGCGGGCCGTGCAGGGGTTCGCCGGCGCCGTCGGGATGGTGCTCGGCCGCGCGATCGCGGTGGATCTCGCGGGCCCGGCGAAGGCGGTGCGACCGCTCAGCCTCATCATGACGCTCGTGGGTCTCGGTCCCATCGTCGGTCCTCCCGTGGGTGGGATCCTCGCGGGGGTATGGGGCTGGCGGGGCACCCTCGGGGCGATGGCGGTCTTCGCCGCGATGATGTTCGTCCTCGCGCTCGTCGTGATCCCCGAGTCGCTGCCGCCCGACCGGCGCGCGCGGGGCGGCGTGGGCGCGGTGGTGCGCGGCCTCGGCGGGCTGCTGCGCGAGCCGGGCTTCCGCGGCTATCTCGTCGCGTTCGCGCTCGGGTTCGGCGCGCTCATGGCCTACCTCTCGGCATCCCCGTTCGTCGCCCAGGTGGTGCTGGGCCTCGACCCCGTCGAGTATGGGCTGACCTTCGCGATCGGGGCGTCCGGCATGGTCGTGGCCAACCTCGTCAACGCCGCGATCGCGCCCCGCGTGGGCCCGCGCCGGATGCTCGCGGTGGGCCAGGGGATGCTCCTCGGCGCCGGGATCGTCCTGGTCGTCCTCTCGGCCGCCGGCATCCTGCAGGTGTGGTCGTTCCTGGCTCTCGTCATCCCGCTCTGTGCGGGCACGGGGCTGATCATGTCGAACGCCACGGCCCTCGCTCTCGCCCGCGCCGACGGGCGCCGGGGTGCCGGCTCGGCCCTCCTCGGGGCGGGGCAGTTCACGACCGCGGCCGCGCTCTCCCCGCTGGTGGGGCTCGCGGGGGAGGGGACGGCTGTCCCCATGGCCGTGATCGTCGTGACCTGCGGGGCGATCGGCATCCTCGCGGCGGCCCGCGCCGCGCGCCCGCGTCCGCCCGCTTGA
- a CDS encoding LysR family transcriptional regulator — MLATIDLNLLRTFVEVYRARNLTSAAETLRVSQPAVSHALKRLRTHFDDPLFVRTGTGVRPTRLAVDLYADVSGPLSRIVARTEDGTRFDPSSSRRRFRIALTDLGEAGLLPRILLATAEVAPGISIEVVPLDIESVAHDVLSGDIDAAITSSPVIGPVHQEILFQDRYACLAPSDLDHDDGRIRVEDLRRLPEARVGAAAGHRAITEAVTTLGAGVMSSVPQVEVPRFTSLPWIVARCGYVAIVPIDAFAALALPAGVRLLELPFPSPTTSVHLISHNDAGATSSTAWLLDTMRSALAA; from the coding sequence ATGCTCGCCACCATCGATCTGAACCTGCTCCGGACCTTCGTCGAGGTGTATCGAGCGAGGAACCTCACCTCGGCCGCCGAGACGCTGCGGGTCTCCCAGCCCGCCGTCAGCCACGCCCTGAAGCGTCTGCGCACCCACTTCGACGATCCGCTCTTCGTCCGCACCGGCACGGGGGTGCGCCCGACGCGATTGGCGGTGGACCTGTACGCCGACGTCAGCGGTCCGCTCTCGCGAATCGTGGCGCGGACCGAGGACGGCACCCGCTTCGACCCCTCGTCATCCCGCCGCCGATTCCGCATCGCGCTCACCGACCTCGGGGAGGCGGGGCTGCTGCCGCGCATCCTGCTCGCAACGGCGGAGGTGGCGCCGGGGATCTCCATCGAGGTGGTGCCGCTCGACATAGAATCCGTCGCCCACGACGTGCTGTCGGGCGACATCGACGCGGCCATCACGAGTTCGCCGGTGATCGGCCCCGTGCACCAGGAGATCCTGTTCCAGGATCGCTACGCCTGCCTGGCCCCGTCGGATCTCGACCACGATGACGGGCGGATACGGGTCGAGGATCTGCGCAGGCTGCCCGAAGCGAGGGTCGGGGCGGCGGCGGGGCACCGGGCCATCACGGAGGCGGTCACCACGCTCGGCGCGGGCGTGATGTCCAGCGTCCCCCAGGTCGAAGTGCCGCGTTTCACGTCCTTGCCGTGGATCGTCGCACGCTGCGGATACGTCGCGATCGTTCCCATCGATGCCTTTGCCGCGCTCGCCCTGCCCGCGGGGGTGAGGCTGCTCGAGCTCCCGTTCCCCTCCCCGACCACCTCCGTGCACCTCATCTCCCACAACGACGCGGGCGCGACGTCGTCGACCGCGTGGCTTCTCGACACGATGCGCTCGGCGCTGGCCGCGTGA
- a CDS encoding thiamine pyrophosphate-binding protein, which yields MMKVADAVGRMLAELGVSQVFGVVGSGNFRVTNALIASGASFVAARHEAGAASMADAYSRITGDVSALSLHQGCGLTNALTGITEAAKCHTPLLVLAADTAVGDVTSNFHIDQDAAARSVGATPMRIHSARTALADAARAFRVAQVERTTVVLSLPVDLQEREIAYPGPRPASNLRVPTPIVATADASELGEMLARADRPVIIGGRGARVAKRDLRELAAVTGALLIASGGGRGVFEGDEWALDVVGGFATDSAAELVRDADLIVAFGVALNNWTTRGGTLLEKATLVQVDDRVEAIGKHRLVDLGIVGDTGAVARAAVAALAASGTTNTGYRTPAVAERIRGARYWSDQAVEAVDEAGFVDPAALINALDAMLPSERVVVVDGGNVNAYPGAHLRVPDDEGYVLPLSFQSIGLGLASVIGAAVARPDRITVLGTGDGSLLMGAVELETAVRLQLGLIVVAFNDSAYGAEIHLFPDSSPAEQEIVRFPDTDIAAIARGYGCDAVTVRSLDDLSGISAWLESDRTRPLVIDAKITGRPSWLMAREHGH from the coding sequence ATGATGAAGGTTGCCGACGCCGTCGGCCGGATGCTCGCCGAGTTGGGCGTATCGCAGGTGTTCGGGGTGGTGGGAAGCGGGAACTTCCGGGTGACGAACGCGCTCATCGCGTCGGGCGCATCCTTCGTCGCGGCAAGACACGAAGCCGGTGCGGCATCCATGGCCGACGCCTACTCTCGGATTACCGGCGACGTCAGCGCCCTCAGCCTGCACCAGGGCTGCGGGCTCACCAACGCGCTCACCGGCATCACCGAGGCCGCGAAATGCCACACCCCGCTGCTGGTCCTCGCCGCCGACACCGCCGTGGGAGACGTCACGTCGAACTTCCACATCGACCAGGATGCCGCGGCACGCTCCGTCGGCGCGACGCCGATGCGCATCCACTCGGCCCGCACCGCGCTCGCCGATGCCGCTCGCGCATTCCGGGTCGCCCAGGTCGAGCGCACCACCGTCGTGCTGTCGCTCCCCGTCGACCTGCAGGAGCGCGAGATCGCGTATCCCGGCCCGCGGCCCGCGTCCAATCTCCGTGTGCCGACGCCGATCGTGGCGACCGCCGATGCGTCCGAGCTAGGCGAGATGCTCGCGAGGGCGGATCGCCCCGTGATCATCGGCGGCCGGGGTGCGCGTGTCGCCAAGCGAGACCTGCGTGAGCTCGCCGCGGTGACGGGCGCGCTGCTGATCGCCTCGGGCGGTGGGCGGGGCGTCTTCGAGGGCGACGAATGGGCGCTCGATGTCGTAGGCGGGTTCGCGACCGACAGTGCGGCAGAGCTCGTCCGCGACGCGGATCTGATCGTCGCTTTCGGCGTCGCTCTGAACAACTGGACGACGCGCGGGGGCACGCTGCTGGAGAAGGCGACGCTCGTGCAGGTCGACGACCGCGTCGAGGCCATCGGCAAGCACCGCCTGGTCGACCTTGGCATCGTCGGCGACACCGGCGCCGTCGCCCGAGCGGCCGTCGCCGCGCTGGCAGCCTCGGGGACGACGAACACCGGGTACCGCACCCCCGCCGTCGCGGAGCGGATCCGCGGGGCTCGCTACTGGTCGGACCAGGCGGTCGAAGCGGTGGATGAGGCGGGCTTCGTCGATCCCGCCGCCCTCATCAATGCGCTCGACGCGATGCTGCCCTCCGAACGCGTCGTCGTGGTGGACGGCGGCAACGTCAACGCCTACCCGGGCGCCCACCTGCGTGTCCCCGACGACGAGGGCTACGTCCTGCCTCTCTCCTTCCAATCCATCGGGCTGGGGCTGGCCAGCGTGATCGGTGCCGCGGTCGCGCGTCCGGACCGGATAACGGTGCTCGGCACGGGCGATGGATCGCTGCTCATGGGGGCGGTGGAGTTGGAGACGGCGGTGCGCCTGCAGCTCGGCCTGATCGTCGTCGCCTTCAACGACAGCGCGTACGGCGCCGAGATCCACCTCTTCCCCGACTCCTCACCCGCGGAGCAGGAGATCGTCCGCTTCCCCGACACCGATATCGCCGCAATCGCGCGTGGCTACGGGTGCGACGCGGTGACCGTGCGCTCCCTCGACGACCTGAGCGGAATCTCTGCTTGGCTGGAGTCGGATCGCACCCGCCCCCTCGTGATCGACGCGAAGATCACCGGCCGCCCGTCCTGGCTCATGGCACGGGAACACGGTCACTAG
- a CDS encoding ABC transporter substrate-binding protein, which yields MMHNTAIRSRKALVATGAAAVLVLAGCAADPEGATSGNDDAGGEGGTIRVAYLATGSSLPLFVTAEKYAEEVGIDVELVEVASGNESITGVATAQYDAGFAGIGSAAYNAVDEGLPVRYVAPMHAGYIEDYFIVSSQLAGSSEEAAAVAEDMSQLAGQTFAVNAPGVVTEALLGFALERGGLSMDDIALEYIPFPDQVPALANGGIAAGILSEPFPTQAEGNGSGYRPWETPTDEEPLPFTGIIYNTDWAEANPQVAEDFMRAYAMAAEDLAANGWDTPEMLELVEQYTGADPAVVAASRQHHIPADLSVDFDVLLRYQEFFMEQGSLNYDEIIPEEDIWDFSWRDAALEN from the coding sequence ATGATGCACAACACAGCAATCCGTTCCCGCAAGGCGCTCGTCGCCACCGGTGCCGCCGCCGTCCTGGTCCTCGCGGGCTGCGCGGCCGATCCCGAGGGCGCCACGTCCGGCAACGACGACGCCGGCGGCGAAGGCGGCACGATCCGGGTCGCCTACCTCGCGACCGGCTCGTCGCTGCCCCTTTTCGTGACGGCCGAGAAGTACGCCGAAGAGGTCGGCATCGACGTCGAACTCGTCGAGGTCGCGAGCGGAAACGAGTCGATCACCGGCGTCGCCACCGCCCAGTACGACGCGGGGTTCGCCGGCATCGGCTCGGCCGCGTACAACGCCGTGGACGAGGGCCTGCCCGTGCGGTACGTGGCCCCGATGCACGCCGGCTACATCGAGGACTACTTCATCGTCTCGTCGCAGCTCGCGGGCTCGTCGGAAGAGGCGGCCGCCGTCGCGGAGGACATGTCGCAGCTCGCGGGGCAGACGTTCGCCGTCAACGCGCCGGGCGTCGTGACCGAGGCGCTGCTCGGCTTCGCGCTGGAGCGCGGCGGGCTGTCGATGGATGACATCGCGCTGGAATACATCCCGTTCCCCGACCAGGTCCCGGCGCTCGCGAACGGGGGCATCGCGGCCGGCATCCTCTCGGAGCCATTCCCCACGCAGGCAGAGGGCAACGGGTCGGGTTACCGCCCGTGGGAGACGCCGACGGATGAAGAGCCGCTGCCGTTCACCGGGATCATCTACAACACGGACTGGGCGGAGGCGAACCCGCAGGTGGCGGAGGACTTCATGCGCGCCTATGCGATGGCCGCGGAAGACCTCGCCGCGAACGGATGGGACACCCCCGAGATGCTCGAGCTCGTGGAGCAGTACACGGGCGCCGACCCGGCCGTCGTCGCCGCCTCGCGACAGCACCACATCCCGGCCGACCTCAGCGTGGACTTCGATGTGCTGCTGCGCTACCAGGAGTTCTTCATGGAGCAGGGGTCGCTGAACTACGACGAGATCATCCCCGAGGAGGACATCTGGGACTTCAGCTGGCGCGACGCCGCCCTCGAGAACTGA
- a CDS encoding ABC transporter ATP-binding protein, giving the protein MSVQMQPKVRLTDVSKRFPGKEQVTALEDVSLDIAEAEFVSIVGPSGCGKSTLLRLVAGLYEPSSGTVEIESSQPDRPKTAMVFQEHALFPWMSVRENVMFGPRNRNVPKKDAAGIANEQLARLGLARFGDFYPHQLSGGMKQRVGIARALAQDAEVLLMDEPLGALDAQTRTLLQEQILELRQQTKPTVLYITHAIDEAVFLSDRVVLMSARPGRIRDIVELDFGPDRTPELRGTPEFAALSQDIWNHLRDEVQAAMAVDDR; this is encoded by the coding sequence ATGAGCGTGCAGATGCAGCCGAAGGTCAGGCTCACCGACGTGAGCAAGCGGTTCCCGGGCAAGGAGCAGGTCACCGCGCTCGAGGATGTCTCGCTCGACATCGCCGAAGCGGAGTTCGTCTCGATCGTCGGGCCGTCGGGCTGCGGCAAGTCCACCCTGCTGCGTCTCGTCGCGGGTCTGTACGAACCGTCATCGGGCACGGTCGAGATCGAGAGTTCCCAGCCGGATCGTCCCAAGACGGCGATGGTGTTCCAGGAGCACGCGCTCTTCCCGTGGATGTCGGTGCGCGAGAACGTGATGTTCGGTCCGCGTAACCGCAACGTCCCGAAGAAGGATGCCGCCGGGATCGCGAACGAGCAGCTGGCGCGCCTCGGCCTGGCGCGCTTCGGCGACTTCTATCCGCATCAGCTCTCCGGCGGGATGAAGCAGCGGGTCGGCATCGCCCGGGCGCTCGCACAGGATGCCGAGGTGCTGCTGATGGACGAACCACTGGGTGCTCTCGACGCGCAGACGCGCACGCTGCTGCAGGAGCAGATCCTCGAGCTGCGGCAGCAGACGAAGCCGACGGTGCTCTACATCACGCACGCCATCGACGAGGCGGTGTTCCTCTCCGATCGTGTCGTGCTGATGTCGGCTCGCCCGGGCCGGATCCGGGACATCGTCGAGCTCGACTTCGGGCCGGACCGCACGCCCGAACTGCGGGGCACGCCTGAGTTCGCCGCCCTGTCGCAGGACATCTGGAACCACCTGCGCGACGAGGTGCAGGCGGCCATGGCGGTGGACGACAGGTGA